A genomic region of Mesobacillus jeotgali contains the following coding sequences:
- a CDS encoding ABC transporter substrate-binding protein yields the protein MKKRLAALMSGAMLMLAACGGGSDQASGDNKEKMVKIGITQIVEHPSLDATREGFIAALKDAGYEEGKNLKLDYQNAQGDMNNNASIAQKLVSDKNDLILAIATPSAQAAVQATKDIPILFSAITDPVSAELVQSFEKPGGNATGTSDTHPDAIKNTIAAIKKFIPDAKKVGIIYNNGEPNSVINVKNAKEALKEEGLEVVETTISTSAEVKQAAESMVGRVDVLYIPKDNTVVAALESVITVANDKDIPIFSGDGDSVKRGTFASYGFDYHDLGYTTGKMAVEILKGKKPSEIPVGFPENLELIVNKKAAEEEGITLTEDMLKDAKIVGE from the coding sequence ATGAAAAAGAGATTGGCAGCTTTAATGAGCGGGGCAATGCTGATGCTTGCGGCATGCGGAGGCGGAAGCGACCAGGCGAGTGGTGACAATAAAGAAAAAATGGTTAAGATCGGAATTACCCAGATTGTTGAGCACCCATCTTTGGATGCGACAAGAGAAGGCTTTATTGCAGCCCTTAAGGATGCTGGCTATGAGGAAGGCAAGAATCTCAAGCTTGATTATCAGAATGCCCAGGGGGACATGAATAACAATGCATCGATTGCCCAAAAGCTGGTTTCGGATAAGAATGATCTTATTTTAGCGATTGCGACACCTAGTGCCCAGGCGGCAGTCCAGGCGACGAAGGATATACCGATTTTGTTCTCTGCCATAACCGATCCTGTCTCTGCCGAGCTTGTACAAAGTTTCGAAAAGCCAGGCGGAAATGCGACTGGAACATCTGATACTCATCCAGATGCCATCAAGAATACAATTGCAGCGATTAAAAAGTTCATTCCTGATGCGAAAAAGGTCGGTATCATATACAACAATGGCGAGCCGAATTCTGTCATAAATGTGAAGAATGCGAAAGAGGCTCTAAAAGAAGAGGGTCTGGAAGTGGTCGAAACAACCATATCAACGAGCGCTGAAGTTAAGCAGGCAGCTGAATCAATGGTTGGACGTGTCGACGTATTGTATATACCAAAGGATAACACTGTTGTAGCTGCACTTGAATCTGTCATCACAGTAGCAAATGACAAGGACATCCCGATCTTTTCCGGTGATGGGGATTCGGTAAAGCGCGGAACGTTTGCGTCCTATGGATTTGATTATCATGACCTTGGATACACAACTGGCAAAATGGCGGTGGAGATTCTGAAGGGCAAAAAGCCAAGCGAAATTCCCGTAGGCTTCCCTGAAAACCTCGAACTGATTGTTAATAAGAAGGCAGCCGAAGAAGAAGGCATTACGCTAACTGAGGATATGCTGAAAGATGCAAAAATCGTTGGAGAATAA
- a CDS encoding Ger(x)C family spore germination protein: MRSRCLISIIIGCVMLSGCSNVKNIQDLTYIVAIGMDYDPEKEEYTAYLQGLNFANVAKQEGSRPTEPVPIFIASAKGETLNLAVSKLYNRTEPPLFFGHVITLLLSQRIVTHRFSEVIEEVGRNRSLRPTLRVMTTEESIQEVLNIKALFNYPAIYTVLYKKGDTELFQDEIKPTTLMDFLRQYNEPMGSAKLPLVKIDKESWQADKSYPVLYFDGLVVFQQQKYTNSLSFKEAIFIDWLLEKKVSLTQRAEEEGELAAVVKLASPKLKIKYGKETDAPHFSIEVSAQADLLEKVRDIPEDRLKKEIEKDLKKKIISTFSNGVRNHADVLNIGEKWYRTYPEKYKEVKRTNTFYLEEDSLEDVKVDVQILHFNTYKYE; encoded by the coding sequence ATGAGAAGTCGCTGTCTTATTTCTATTATTATCGGATGTGTCATGCTAAGTGGCTGCTCTAACGTTAAAAACATTCAGGATTTGACGTATATCGTTGCGATAGGAATGGACTATGACCCAGAAAAAGAAGAATATACTGCTTACCTGCAAGGGTTGAATTTTGCCAATGTTGCCAAACAAGAAGGGAGCAGGCCTACTGAACCAGTCCCAATATTCATTGCATCCGCAAAAGGAGAAACTTTGAACCTTGCAGTAAGCAAACTGTACAATCGAACAGAACCACCATTATTTTTCGGACATGTCATCACCCTTCTTCTTAGTCAAAGAATTGTTACACATCGCTTCAGTGAGGTCATTGAGGAAGTTGGCAGGAATCGCTCGCTTCGGCCTACCCTTCGAGTGATGACAACAGAGGAAAGCATACAGGAAGTTTTAAATATAAAGGCCCTTTTTAACTATCCTGCAATCTATACAGTTCTTTATAAAAAGGGGGACACCGAATTATTTCAAGATGAAATAAAACCCACTACCCTCATGGACTTCTTAAGACAATATAATGAGCCGATGGGCTCCGCTAAGCTCCCATTGGTCAAAATCGATAAAGAAAGCTGGCAGGCTGATAAAAGCTATCCGGTATTATATTTTGATGGTCTGGTGGTTTTCCAACAGCAAAAGTACACGAATTCTTTGTCTTTTAAGGAAGCAATCTTTATCGATTGGCTTTTGGAAAAGAAAGTATCATTGACCCAAAGAGCAGAAGAAGAGGGTGAACTAGCCGCCGTAGTCAAGCTTGCTTCCCCAAAATTGAAAATCAAATATGGAAAAGAAACCGATGCCCCCCATTTTTCCATTGAAGTTAGCGCTCAAGCAGATTTGCTGGAAAAGGTCAGGGACATTCCTGAAGATAGATTAAAGAAAGAAATCGAGAAGGATCTTAAAAAGAAAATAATTTCCACCTTTTCAAATGGAGTGAGAAATCATGCTGATGTTCTGAACATCGGCGAAAAATGGTACAGGACATACCCTGAAAAATACAAAGAAGTAAAAAGAACAAATACCTTTTACTTAGAGGAGGATTCCTTAGAGGACGTGAAAGTGGACGTTCAAATCCTCCATTTCAACACCTATAAATACGAGTAG